In Aedes albopictus strain Foshan chromosome 3, AalbF5, whole genome shotgun sequence, the following are encoded in one genomic region:
- the LOC134292181 gene encoding uncharacterized protein LOC134292181 — protein MLFELKKDPMIKSSAFRELVAKSLGSEANVRALSQETVLEIKDLDEVTTEEDLKRALTAQCNVEGPMVIRIRKSYGGTQTATIRLPADAANKLVVNDKVKVGWAVCSLRLAPRLTKQMERCYRCTEFGHHSRNCKGPDRSERCWRCGGNGHVARDCTKQPRCMLCKPENGNDHPTGGFKCPAYKKARTGQQ, from the coding sequence atgctgttcgagctcaagaaagatccgatgattaagagctcggcgttcagggagcttgttgccaaatccctgggcagcgaggctaacgtgagagccttatcacaggagaCGGTGCTTGAaatcaaggatctggacgaggtCACTACCGAAGAAGATCTGAAGCGCGCACTGACTgcgcagtgcaacgtcgaagggccgatggtgattcggataaggaagtcgtatggaggcacccagacggcgaCAATCCGATTGCCGGCGGATGCTGCCAACAAGCTGGTGGTGAATGACAAGGTCAAAGTTGGATGGGCGGTGTGctcgctgcgactggctccccgtttGACCAAGCAAATGGAGAGATGTTACAGGTGCACGGAGTTTGGTCACCACTCGAGGAACTGCAAGGGTCCGGACAGGTCCGAACGGTGCTGGAGATGCGGTggaaacggacacgttgctcgggactgcacgaagcaacccaggtgcatgctgtgcaagccgGAGAACGGCAATGATCATCCGActggaggctttaagtgcccggcctacaaaaaggcgaggacaggccaacaatga